Proteins from a genomic interval of Coccinella septempunctata chromosome 2, icCocSept1.1, whole genome shotgun sequence:
- the LOC123306990 gene encoding uncharacterized protein LOC123306990, translating to MYLNENSSVANLKEFLNCHQTAVNAIKALRIKDLSDFLLFSLALRNIDPHTRRAFENQLGTSEIPEYKSFMDFVTQQLQAHEFCQQNSSKIMPKPSTSRHVNPVITKPRNMFSTNSASTSQRQIPDQSSRIPNTRKFHCPKCSDSHPLFACPQYIAMSRESKLNFLKSSKRCFNCLGLHNIKDCSSKNSCKFCSSNRHHTSLHPNCSSFDSSVTREGFNRDAQNVGENLVNSCHLNKEVASLNQVLLGTVQARIQAADGSISSIRAVLDPGSQVSAVTERLVHRLGLKINPTDVHVSGIGKSKARSLGMVTCKLYPLSSANILELQAVVLPQITNSLPSVSLSPEIIEHFEHLDLADKNFYLSRPVDMLLGADTYSMVFDRDGRLSSVGFPTAVNTFFGWTIIGPVQESKLDSAPTSILLADSILGDTLRAFRSLEEVSEAKVLNTIDEYVCLSATKEQVDCMKFEQ from the coding sequence ATGTACCTGAATGAAAACAGCTCGGTTGCAAATCTTAAAGAGTTTTTGAATTGCCATCAAACTGCTGTCAATGCCATCAAAGCATTACGGATAAAGGACTTATCAGattttctgttattttctttggcGTTGCGGAACATTGATCCTCATACCAGAAGAGCATTTGAAAATCAACTTGGTACTTCTGAAATTCCCGAgtacaaaagttttatggatttcgttACACAGCAACTCCAAGCACATGAATTCTGTCAGCAAAATTCCTCTAAAATCATGCCCAAACCATCTACTTCTCGTCATGTCAATCCAGTCATAACAAAACCACGTAATATGTTCAGTACTAATTCTGCTTCCACTTCTCAACGTCAAATTCCCGATCAATCTTCTAGAATTCCAAACActcgaaaatttcattgtccTAAATGCAGTGATTCGCATCCACTTTTCGCCTGCCCACAGTACATAGCTATGTCACGAGAATCCAAACTTAACTTCTTGAAGAGTTCAAAACGCTGTTTCAATTGTTTAGGCCTCCATAATATTAAAGATTGCTCTTCAAAGAACTCTTGTAAATTCTGCAGTTCCAATCGCCACCACACCAGCTTACACCCTAATTGTAGTTCGTTCGATTCTTCAGTCACTCGGGAAGGTTTTAATCGCGATGCCCAAAACGTAGGTGAAAATTTAGTCAACTCTTGTCATTTGAATAAAGAAGTAGCCTCCCTTAATCAAGTATTGCTTGGTACTGTTCAAGCTAGAATTCAGGCTGCGGATGGCTCTATAAgttccatcagagctgttcttgATCCCGGTTCCCAAGTTTCAGCGGTCACTGAACGTTTGGTCCATAGGTTAGGTTTAAAAATTAATCCCACAGACGTTCACGTTTCAGGTATTGGCAAATCAAAAGCTAGGTCTTTAGGCATGGTAACATGCAAATTGTACCCATTATCAAGTGCGAATATTTTAGAGTTGCAAGCCGTCGTATTACCTCAAATAACCAATAGTTTACCTTCTGTGTCTTTGTCTCCAGAAATCATTGAACATTTCGAACATTTGGATTTGGCTGATAAAAATTTCTATTTGTCGCGCCCTGTAGATATGTTGTTGGGAGCTGACACATATTCAATGGTGTTCGATAGGGATGGTCGTTTATCATCTGTTGGTTTCCCGACCGCAGTCAATACATTTTTTGGTTGGACTATAATCGGTCCCGTGCAAGAAAGTAAACTAGATTCCGCACCAACTTCAATCTTGCTCGCTGACTCCATTCTCGGTGATACACTTCGGGCATTTCGGTCATTGGAAGAAGTTTCCGAGGCCAAAGTGTTGAATACCATCGATGAATATGTATGTTTAAGCGCGACAAAAGAGcaagtggactgtatgaaattcgaacaataa
- the LOC123307374 gene encoding putative exonuclease GOR: MNLVQPPAWHTTQFLQPPVLQPIQHHQNVSHQVASPRYNNVPQTSHYEVNGTTYYGANIHMASSNKQHRRPLLPEESDKDEKRIRRHHNDSQRRHSSFYEKQSDVGSPRCPQQQRPNKKKCKKPSPNVYKPIRSARDETPSQDCSENRTGAKERNIPHSVEAAVSPVFGLTEERLYNLLIQYTVAPEDLFSNGFPQVDKVKNQVRLYKHCFGKPFRIPKRLAGIEEDFDRNSPTAVERTCVRCNDQFVNEHGYLTKQQCFYHWGKISYCRHTCCENTPGSKGCTSSKHHVWNGTVAGINEPLQGFVSTKRSEKVKRKVFAVDCEMCYTVRGLELCRVTVLGFDGATVYDYFVQPEEEVVDYNTRFSGVTESDVYGPKSKTFQQVQSDLLDFIDEDTILIGHALDNDLRVLKLVHSKIVDTSLIFPHERGFPFRNSLKQLMSVHLNKAIQTSDHGHSPYKDALSCLELIKFKIQLYYAERRLTI; the protein is encoded by the exons atg aatttggTACAGCCACCAGCTTGGCACACAACCCAGTTTTTACAGCCACCGGTCCTCCAACCTATCCAGCATCATCAGAATGTTTCTCATCAAGTTGCCAGTCCTCGTTACAATAATGTGCCTCAGACTAGCCATTATGAGGTGAACGGGACAACTTATTACGGTGCCAACATTCATATGGCTTCGTCGAACAAGCAGCACAGAAGACCTTTATTGCCCGAAGAAAGTGACAAGGATGAGAAAAGGATCAGGAGGCACCACAACGATAGTCAACGTCGGCATTCAAGTTTTTACG AAAAACAATCTGATGTTGGCTCACCGAGGTGTCCCCAGCAGCAGAGGCCTAATAAGAAGAAATGTAAGAAGCCGTCCCCCAACGTTTACAAGCCGATTCGCTCGGCAAGGGACGAAACACCATCACAAGATTGTAGCGAAAATAGAACAGGTGCCAAAGAAAGGAATATCCCCCATAGTGTGGAAGCCGCTGTTTCGCCAGTATTTGGATTGACCGAAGAAAGATTGTACAACCTCCTGATCCAGTACACCGTAGCTCCGGAGGATCTCTTTTCCAATGGTTTTCCACAGGTGGATAAGGTTAAGAACCAAGTCCGCCTGTACAAACATTGTTTCGGAAAACCTTTCAGGATCCCGAAGAGATTGGCTGGTATTGAGGAGGATTTTGATCGGAATTCACCGACAGCAGTTGAGAGGACCTGCGTTAGGTGTAACGATCAGTTCGTCAACGAACACGGTTACTTGACGAAACAGCAGTGCTTCTACCACTGGGGGAAAATCTCGTACTGCCGCCATACATGTTGCGAGAATACTCCAGGATCCAAAGGTTGCACATCATCAAAACACCACGTATGGAATGGTACAGTGGCCGGGATCAACGAGCCCCTGCAAGGTTTCGTGAGTACGAAACGCAGCGAAAAAGTGAAACGGAAGGTTTTCGCTGTAGACTGCGAAATGTGCTACACTGTGCGAGGCTTGGAACTTTGCAGGGTAACCGTTTTGGGTTTTGATGGTGCCACAGTGTACGATTATTTTGTGCAACCGGAGGAAGAAGTTGTGGACTACAATACCAGATTTTCTGGAGTAACCGAAAGTGATGTGTATGGCCCAAAGTCGAAAACTTTCCAACAGGTGCAGAGTGATTTATTGGACTTTATTGACGAGGACACCATTCTGATAGGACACGCGTTGGACAATGATTTGCGAGTGTTGAAACTTGTCCATTCTAAAATTGTGGACACGTCTCTCATTTTCCCTCACGAGCGCGGTTTTCCCTTCAGGAACTCCTTAAAGCAGTTGATGTCAGTTCATCTGAACAAAGCAATTCAGACATCCGATCATGGACATAGTCCATATAAGGATGCTCTGAGTTGCTTGGAGCTGATAAAGTTTAAAATACAACTGTACTACGCTGAGAGACGTCTCACAATTTAA